The nucleotide sequence TGTCGCCCGAGAAACCAGTATTTTGCTATGGCCCGCATTGGTGTTGTTCTTCCCGGGAACGGAAAATAACCCGCCCCAAACCTTAATCGAACGATTCAAAAAAAAAGGCCTATACCTATTGCTTCCCGTTTTTCTCTACGGTTGTTATATTGTTATTTTCATACACCAACAAAGTCTGCTCCACGCCACCCACATTGAAATGGCGAGCCGGTATTCGTGTTTTCTCGAAAATATAGAGAGTGTACAAAACAGTGTAGAATCGGTCGTATCTATTTTGATTACCCTAGGGCCGTTTCTTTATTTCACCTATTTCTATCTACACAGACAGGATAGGCTTCACTGGGAGAACAAATTTGTTTCCGCCTTTCTTTTGACCCTAGCCTTCAATACGCCTATTGTTTTTTTGACGGCATTTGCAAGGGAATCACGCCTATTTGCCTTACCCCTCCTCTTCATTTGGCCCATGTTCATGCAACTTTTCGGCAAGGACATCAGCCCCCTGTTCACAAAAAACGGTTATATCGGCTTTTTAAAAAATTGGCGAACACTCCTCCTATTCACATGCCTTACGGCCGCCAACTTTGCGTTTTGTTTTATCTACTACCCGTACTTGGGACTGGGAAGCAACACTTATTTTGCGGAATACATATTCGGTACGGTTTTACTTCTAACGCTTCATTTCTGCAGCTATCGAACATTAGGCACAAAGGAACACACTACTGTTTCCTAAGGAATACGGAAGAGCGAGAAAAACCATAAGCTATTGCACCATACTCAAGAACTCCCCTTCGGTAACGATGGGCACGTTCAAAGATTCCGCTTTCGTTCGTTTACTAGGCCCCATTTTATCGCCCGCGACCAAATAAGCGGTCTTTGACGATATGCTCGACCCGACCTTGCCCCCATTAGCTTCGATTATCTTCTTGAGTTCGTCTCGGCTGACCGTCTCGAAGACCCCGGAAACCACAATGGTGAGTCCTTTTAATTTATCCGTCTGGTTTTCCAACTGTTCTTCGGAAAGGGAAAATTGCAACCCATAGGCCTTCAATCGGTCTATAATTTCACGGTTGGCCTCATTACTGAAAAACTCCACCACTGAATTTGCGATACGTTCACCGATCTCGTCTACGGAAACCAAACTTTCTACAGAGGCCTCCATTAAGGCGTCTATATTTTTATACGCCCTTGCCAATTTCTTGGCCACGGTCTCCCCTACAAAACGAATCCCCAAGGCAAAAAGAACGCGTTCAAAGGGAATCTTTACCGAATCGGCCACACCTTTGACCAAATTCTCGGCAGATTTCTCGGCCATGCGTTCCAAAGGCAAGACCTGTTCTTTGGTCAAAGTATACAGGTCCGCATAATTTTCGATTAGGCCTTCCTTATATAGCAGTTCTACCGTTTCACTCCCCAGCCCTTCAATATCCATGGCCTTTCGGGAAATAAAATGTTGAATTCGCCCTGTAATTTGGGGAGGGCAACCATAGTAGTTTACACAGTAGTGTTTGGCGTCGCCTTCGGTTCTCACCAGCTCCTCATGACACTCGGGACAATGGGTAATATATTCGGTTGGTTTTGAATCTTTTGGTCTTTTGGTAAAATCCACACCAACGATTTTAGGGATAATCTCCCCTCCTTTTTCCACAAAAACCGTATCCCCTTCACGGATATCGAATTTGGCAATCTGGTCGGCATTGTGCAACGAAGCCCTTTTTACGGTAGTACCCGCCAAAAGCACGGGCTCTAGATTGGCCACGGGCGTAATGGACCCCGTGCGGCCGACCTGATAGGTGATTTCGTTCAAGAGGGTAGAAACCTGCTCAGCCTTAAATTTATAGGCCATGGCCCAACGAGGGGATTTTGAGGTAAAGCCCAACTCTTCTTGATGCTGGATACTATTGACCTTCACCACTACCCCATCCGTTTCATAGGGCAGGTCGTGGCGCTGGGAATCCCATTGATTCACAAAGGCCATCACTTCATCGGTTGAACGGCAAAGTTTGGCCACTTCAGGGACTTTAAATCCCCACTCCCTTGCTTTTTCGAGCATCTGCCACTGCGAAGCTATTCCGGTGTCTTGCCCTACAATACTGTACAACAAGCAATCTAAAGGCCTTTGGGCGACCGCTGCACTATCTTGCAGCTTCAAACTTCCCGAAGCCGTATTTCTAGGGTTCATATAGGGGTCCTCCCCATTCTCGACACGTTCGGCATTCATTTGTGCGAAACCTTCAAAAGGCAAAACAATTTCTCCGCGAATATCGAACTTGGAAGGGTAATCGCCTTTTAATTGAAGTGGTACGGACTTTATGGTCTTTACGTTGGTAGTTACATCATCACCCTGAAAACCATCGCCGCGTGTTACCGCCCTTACCAATTTACCCTCTTCGTAGGTAATACTGATAGACGCCCCGTCGTACTTCAGTTCACACACAAATTCCACTTGGGTACCGCCCAAGATACGCTGCATGCGTTTTTCCCAGTCCTCTAAGTCTTCCTTTGAATACGAGTTGTCGAGCGAGTACATCCGCTCGTTATGTACTACGGTCTCAAAATTTTTGGTAACCGCACCCCCTACGCGCAAGGTTGGTGAACTTGCATCGTAAAACTCGGGATACTGGGCCTCAAGCGCCTGTAATTCCTTTAATTTGATATCGAACTCATAATCGGATATAGTGGGATTATCAAGCACATAATAATTGTGGTTATGCTCTCGCAATTCTTGCCGAAGGGCCTCTATTTGTTCTTTTATCTGCATTGTATAGCTCAGTGTTTCTGTAATCTTATTTTGGGCTTTCCTAGGATTTTCGGAATGACATTATCCCAAGACTCCCTTTGTCATACGGTCATTTCCGAATATATCTTTTCGGACCTCAATTTCTAAAAAATTATGCTCCCGCAAAAGTGCTGCCGTTTCTTTTGCCAAATATTGGTTGATTTCAAAAAAAAGCTTCCCCTTTTCCACAAGGTTGTGCTGGGCAAACTTGCTTATAGCATCATAAAAAACCAGTGGGTTTTCATCGGAGACAAACAACGCCAAGTCCGGTTCGTGCTCCAAAACGTTTTTCTGCATCTCCTGTTTTTCAAGCTCTCTCACATAGGGTGGATTAGAGACTATAATATCATATCCCCCGGGCCGTCCGTCATAATTCAAGATATCGGCATGGATAAATCTGAGCTCTACCGAGTTCGACCTAGCATTTCGTTTAGCCATTTCCAAGGCTTCCCCCGAAACGTCCAAGGCATGAACCTCGGCTTCAGGCAATAGTTTGGCCAAGGAAATAGCAATACACCCACTACCCGTTCCGATGTCTAAAATCCGTAATTTTCGTTTTTCGCTAGTCAAGCCCCCTCTTACCTCTCCTACGACCCAACGCACCAACTCTTCGGTTTCAGGCCTAGGAATAAGCACCTTTTCATCGACCTCGAAATCGAGATCCATAAAACTTGTCTTTCCTATAATATATTGAACGGGACGTTGCAGCCTGAGTTCGGACAAAGCCTCAAAAAGAGGTTGTTCCTCTTCTTTTGTCAAGGTCAAATTCGGCTGTATGGCCAGAACGAAGCGTTGCAATTGAAGATAATGTTCGATCAACAGATAAAAGAAGCTATCTACTTCCTCTTTGGGATATAGGCCGTCTAACTCTTTGTGGTAAATATGCTTTATTTCTTTTAAGACCATTCCTTTCTTACGTCAACATTACAATTTAGCGAGCATATATACAGGACATGAATAATGCCCCGTATCGCCCATGGGTTCGTCAATGTATTCAAATCCCATTTTTTCATAAAGCTTTTGGGCCGCCTTCATATAGGGCATGGTTTCAAGGTAGACCATCTCAAAATTAAATTCCCGGGCCTTTTCCAAACATATCTGCAGCATTTTTGAACCGATTCCGCGCCCTCGGGCCTCCTCCAAAAAGTACATTTTCTGAAGTTCACAGATATTATCCTCACAATTATCCAATTGGGCCACCCCGGCGCAGCCTAATATCTTGTCATTTTCCTCTACCACAAAATACGCGGCCCTTGGGCGATCGTAATTCTCGAACATACTATCCAAGGTAACATCGGCATAAGCCGTACCCACCTTAGGAGCCCCTAAATCCACTAAAACCTTGCGAATCAGTGCGGCCACCTGCCCGTTGTCCCCTTTTCTAATGTTCCGGATGTTCACTGCCCCCATTACCAATAAATAAAATTCTATTTTTACAGCGTGAAGATACGTAGAAATGTGCGTATGTTAAGTGTCTAAAATTCCACGAACAAAGCCCATGTCAAACAACAAACCCCTAGCAAAAAATACTTTTTCAACGGATGAAAGCTATATGCTCCGCTGTTTGGAAATAGCGAAGAACGGCTTGGGAACGACCGCCCCGAACCCTATGGTGGGCGCGGTAATTGTTTACAAGGATCAAATTATCGGCGAAGGTTATACCAGTCCCTACGGAGGACCACATGCCGAAGTGAACGCCATAAACTCAGTAAAGGACAAAGCCCTTCTTAAGCGGGCTACCATTTACGTGACCCTTGAACCCTGTTCGCATCACGGAAAAACCCCGCCCTGCGCCGACCTAATCGTGAAACACGGCATACCCAAAGTCGTTATCGGACTAATAGACCCCCATTCGAAAGTGGCCGGAAAGGGTATAGAAAAACTAAAAAAGGCGGGCATCGAGGTCATTAGCGGGTGTTTGGAGATAGAATGCCGTAGACACCACCGTCGCTTTCTGAGCTTCCAAGAAAAAAAACGTCCTTATATTATACTGAAATGGGCCCAGACAGCGGATGGTTTTATCGCCCCAAAAAAAGAAGCGCGTAACACCAAGCCCGAACCCTATTGGATTACCAACCCCTATTCGCGACAATTGGTCCATAAATGGCGAAGCGAAGAGCAAAGC is from Zobellia galactanivorans and encodes:
- the ribD gene encoding bifunctional diaminohydroxyphosphoribosylaminopyrimidine deaminase/5-amino-6-(5-phosphoribosylamino)uracil reductase RibD, whose translation is MSNNKPLAKNTFSTDESYMLRCLEIAKNGLGTTAPNPMVGAVIVYKDQIIGEGYTSPYGGPHAEVNAINSVKDKALLKRATIYVTLEPCSHHGKTPPCADLIVKHGIPKVVIGLIDPHSKVAGKGIEKLKKAGIEVISGCLEIECRRHHRRFLSFQEKKRPYIILKWAQTADGFIAPKKEARNTKPEPYWITNPYSRQLVHKWRSEEQSILVGTNTALEDNPKLDVRSYTGKNPIRIVLDRNLKIDRTFHLMDGSTPTLVLTDTTKTIESKKNIRYLHLDFNGSIVEQLCHILYQENITSVLIEGGSQTLQSFIDSGLWNEARIFIGSTHFKTGLPAPKFTGEIINTRRIGSDTLKVYSND
- the ligA gene encoding NAD-dependent DNA ligase LigA, which encodes MQIKEQIEALRQELREHNHNYYVLDNPTISDYEFDIKLKELQALEAQYPEFYDASSPTLRVGGAVTKNFETVVHNERMYSLDNSYSKEDLEDWEKRMQRILGGTQVEFVCELKYDGASISITYEEGKLVRAVTRGDGFQGDDVTTNVKTIKSVPLQLKGDYPSKFDIRGEIVLPFEGFAQMNAERVENGEDPYMNPRNTASGSLKLQDSAAVAQRPLDCLLYSIVGQDTGIASQWQMLEKAREWGFKVPEVAKLCRSTDEVMAFVNQWDSQRHDLPYETDGVVVKVNSIQHQEELGFTSKSPRWAMAYKFKAEQVSTLLNEITYQVGRTGSITPVANLEPVLLAGTTVKRASLHNADQIAKFDIREGDTVFVEKGGEIIPKIVGVDFTKRPKDSKPTEYITHCPECHEELVRTEGDAKHYCVNYYGCPPQITGRIQHFISRKAMDIEGLGSETVELLYKEGLIENYADLYTLTKEQVLPLERMAEKSAENLVKGVADSVKIPFERVLFALGIRFVGETVAKKLARAYKNIDALMEASVESLVSVDEIGERIANSVVEFFSNEANREIIDRLKAYGLQFSLSEEQLENQTDKLKGLTIVVSGVFETVSRDELKKIIEANGGKVGSSISSKTAYLVAGDKMGPSKRTKAESLNVPIVTEGEFLSMVQ
- the prmC gene encoding peptide chain release factor N(5)-glutamine methyltransferase, which produces MVLKEIKHIYHKELDGLYPKEEVDSFFYLLIEHYLQLQRFVLAIQPNLTLTKEEEQPLFEALSELRLQRPVQYIIGKTSFMDLDFEVDEKVLIPRPETEELVRWVVGEVRGGLTSEKRKLRILDIGTGSGCIAISLAKLLPEAEVHALDVSGEALEMAKRNARSNSVELRFIHADILNYDGRPGGYDIIVSNPPYVRELEKQEMQKNVLEHEPDLALFVSDENPLVFYDAISKFAQHNLVEKGKLFFEINQYLAKETAALLREHNFLEIEVRKDIFGNDRMTKGVLG
- a CDS encoding GNAT family N-acetyltransferase codes for the protein MGAVNIRNIRKGDNGQVAALIRKVLVDLGAPKVGTAYADVTLDSMFENYDRPRAAYFVVEENDKILGCAGVAQLDNCEDNICELQKMYFLEEARGRGIGSKMLQICLEKAREFNFEMVYLETMPYMKAAQKLYEKMGFEYIDEPMGDTGHYSCPVYMLAKL